The following coding sequences are from one Rutidosis leptorrhynchoides isolate AG116_Rl617_1_P2 chromosome 11, CSIRO_AGI_Rlap_v1, whole genome shotgun sequence window:
- the LOC139874832 gene encoding BTB/POZ domain-containing protein At3g22104-like: protein MNNSPSFEDMLNSLLGNLTLPSYVSSSCPSSSSSSNFLFSSSDNSLQGSRSNTYLDYWNFDDLSFLNIGLFEVLIRSMILLHFDQPRICSFIFHYQKSKFVLCSSHDQKCKVSQTNINLLSLLKASAFSCRALLDAFGMSLSLHLRNCERLKIEHLLGSRLDEFMINDLLVRGKKCAFDVDLALRLIKIFLLERKINGFFLHRVKRVAFLMDLFLLEVAPDPILKPSKFLALAMALPDYSRESHDRLYHAIHLYVEVQHFYANSTKFSLICASHTNRNIFYQEVGSNLFNWNKRIYS from the coding sequence ATGAACAATTCTCCAAGTTTTGAAGATATGTTAAATTCCCTTTTAGGAAACTTAACTCTACCTAGCTATGTGTCAAGCTCATGTCCTTCATCCTCAAGTAGCTCGAATTTCTTGTTTTCGTCAAGTGATAATAGTCTACAAGGTTCAAGATCTAATACTTACTTAGATTATTGGAACTTTGATGATCTTTCTTTCTTAAACATTGGTTTATTTGAAGTCCTAATAAGGTCAATGATTTTGTTACACTTTGACCAACCTAGGATATGTTCATTCATCTTTCATTACCAAAAATCAAAGTTTGTCCTATGTTCTTCACATGATCAAAAATGCAAAGTCTCCCAAACTAACATCAATCTATTAAGTTTGCTAAAAGCTAGTGCGTTTTCATGTAGAGCATTACTTGATGCATTTGGAATGAGCTTAAGTTTGCATTTGAGAAATTGTGAAAGGTTAAAAATAGAACATTTGCTTGGATCAAGATTAGACGAGTTTATGATCAACGATTTGCTTGTTCGTGGCAAGAAATGTGCATTTGATGTCGATTTGGCTCTACGGTTGATCAAGATTTTCCTACTCGAAAGAAAAATTAATGGGTTTTTCTTGCATCGAGTGAAGAGAGTCGCTTTCTTGATGGATTTGTTCTTGTTAGAAGTGGCTCCTGATCCTATTTTAAAACCTTCTAAGTTTTTGGCCTTAGCCATGGCTTTGCCTGATTATTCAAGAGAATCACATGACAGACTCTACCATGCAATTCACTTGTACGTTGAGGTACAACACTTCTATGCAAACTCTACTAAGTTTTCTCTAATTTGTGCTTCACATACAAACAGAAACATATTTTATCAAGAAGTTGGTTCAAATCTGTTTAATTGGAACAAACGTATATATTCGTGA